A single Tenacibaculum sp. Bg11-29 DNA region contains:
- a CDS encoding biotin/lipoyl-containing protein: MFSPELGNKKGFILTKWYFKRGDIIKKGDIVCEIKNENIIMKFENFYNGKIISTCRLNQKLTR, translated from the coding sequence ATATTTTCACCTGAATTAGGAAATAAAAAAGGTTTTATTTTAACAAAATGGTATTTTAAGCGAGGAGATATTATCAAAAAAGGAGACATTGTCTGTGAAATAAAGAACGAAAATATTATAATGAAATTTGAAAATTTTTACAACGGAAAAATAATATCCACGTGCAGATTAAATCAAAAACTAACACGCTGA
- a CDS encoding NAD(P)H-dependent oxidoreductase, with translation MIDKQKILDAYNNRHACKLFDTEKKISDEDINFILQTARLSPSSFGFEPWHFVLVQNKGLRKKLKDSAWGATAKLDTASHFILGLAMKSEMTKYNSAYIKDFMKNVQELPEDVVDSKGKMYETFQKSDFDLTDDRKLFDWASKQSYIPLANMMTSAAMIGIDSCPIEGFKQKEITTILKNELGINTQKYGLSYMVAFGYRVNEPKQKKRRKLNEIITFK, from the coding sequence ATGATAGACAAACAAAAAATACTGGACGCATATAATAATAGACACGCTTGTAAATTATTCGATACCGAAAAAAAAATATCCGATGAAGACATCAACTTCATTTTACAAACCGCAAGACTTTCTCCAAGCTCTTTTGGCTTTGAACCTTGGCACTTTGTACTTGTTCAAAATAAAGGTTTACGCAAAAAATTAAAAGACAGCGCTTGGGGAGCAACAGCAAAACTAGATACAGCAAGCCACTTTATACTTGGTTTAGCAATGAAAAGTGAAATGACTAAATACAACAGTGCTTACATTAAAGACTTTATGAAAAACGTACAAGAGCTACCTGAAGATGTTGTTGACAGTAAAGGAAAAATGTACGAGACATTTCAAAAATCTGATTTTGATTTAACCGATGATAGAAAGCTTTTTGATTGGGCATCAAAACAAAGCTACATACCATTAGCTAATATGATGACAAGCGCTGCAATGATAGGTATTGATTCTTGCCCCATTGAAGGTTTTAAGCAAAAAGAAATAACAACGATTTTAAAAAATGAATTAGGTATTAACACCCAAAAATATGGCTTATCGTATATGGTAGCATTTGGTTATAGGGTAAA
- a CDS encoding alpha/beta fold hydrolase, translating to MNRKFHPLIAIVLLSIFNIGYSNAQKKVEKEVLKASKNWISNFNKGNTVEVGKAYTTDAVMVAKPFGTFEGRKAISKFWTPFVKSGVTDLKYTNTKIKTVSETEAIISSNWSMNVGEGIITNETWVKTNGIWQLRKDHFEVIKQFKNNSKMNKKETYVLVHAAWLGAWQWESIVKTLKENGHTVLTPDLPGHGINKTSPVDITMDDYVETLIDIVDKQDSPVILVGHSFNGITISRVAELRPEKIKSLVYLTAFLLPNKGSFFNAVQGVKGSTAVDNFYLSEDKIYALVNEEEIQNAFAHDIPKEAFNGAKPYIVPEPFAPLTYELEITETNYGQIPKYYIECTEDRAIPIEIQRAMYNGNVLKAYSIKSSHTPNFSKPDKVANILNRIGSEQQLLKKTKTILYDLKYGRINAGYRPIFNNEDDDKLFSHYFSGNGETANLHRFFTNSNQVLAHIETEKDGRKYAEMILFNLDKNGNVDTFFPTIQEVPEQQIEGLTMFDGVKTLTVNPDTNQNKIFIEKFLNDVWIGGNINTIQDFFENGKVIQHNPMVGNNVEGLFKFMQNLQKQDVALQYQKVLATFAAGDMVMTYSKGLFAGEEHLFADLFRLENGKIAEHWDVIQKK from the coding sequence ATGAACCGAAAATTTCATCCACTTATTGCTATCGTTTTGCTTTCGATCTTCAATATTGGATACTCAAACGCACAGAAAAAAGTAGAAAAAGAGGTTTTAAAAGCCAGCAAAAATTGGATTTCAAATTTCAATAAAGGAAATACGGTAGAAGTTGGAAAGGCATATACAACAGATGCTGTTATGGTCGCCAAACCTTTTGGAACTTTTGAAGGAAGAAAAGCCATAAGTAAATTTTGGACTCCTTTTGTAAAATCTGGTGTCACAGATTTAAAATACACCAATACAAAAATAAAAACAGTAAGTGAAACCGAAGCTATTATTTCTTCAAATTGGAGTATGAATGTGGGTGAAGGTATAATTACAAACGAAACTTGGGTAAAAACAAATGGTATTTGGCAATTAAGAAAAGATCATTTTGAGGTAATAAAGCAATTTAAAAACAATAGTAAAATGAACAAAAAAGAAACGTATGTATTAGTACACGCTGCTTGGTTAGGTGCGTGGCAATGGGAAAGTATAGTAAAAACCCTAAAAGAAAATGGTCACACAGTATTAACCCCAGACCTACCAGGTCATGGGATCAACAAAACTTCTCCAGTCGATATTACTATGGATGATTATGTAGAAACACTTATAGATATTGTTGATAAACAAGATAGCCCTGTAATTCTAGTTGGACATAGTTTTAATGGGATAACAATTAGCAGAGTGGCAGAATTAAGACCTGAAAAAATAAAAAGCTTAGTTTATTTAACTGCCTTTTTACTTCCAAACAAAGGTTCTTTTTTCAATGCTGTCCAAGGAGTTAAAGGCTCTACGGCTGTTGATAATTTCTACTTATCAGAAGATAAAATATATGCATTAGTAAATGAAGAAGAAATACAAAATGCTTTTGCACACGATATTCCAAAAGAAGCATTCAATGGAGCAAAACCATACATTGTACCTGAACCTTTCGCTCCTTTAACCTATGAGTTAGAGATCACGGAAACAAATTATGGACAAATTCCAAAATACTATATAGAATGTACAGAGGATAGAGCCATTCCTATAGAAATACAACGAGCTATGTACAATGGCAATGTGCTAAAGGCATATTCAATAAAAAGTAGTCATACACCAAATTTCTCAAAACCAGATAAAGTTGCGAACATTCTTAATAGAATTGGTAGTGAACAACAACTCTTAAAAAAAACAAAAACGATTCTATACGATTTGAAATATGGAAGAATTAACGCTGGATACAGACCAATTTTTAATAATGAAGACGACGACAAGTTGTTTAGTCATTATTTTTCTGGCAATGGTGAAACAGCAAATCTGCATAGATTTTTCACTAATTCAAACCAAGTATTAGCACATATAGAAACTGAAAAAGATGGAAGAAAATATGCTGAAATGATTTTATTCAATTTAGATAAAAATGGAAATGTAGATACATTTTTCCCCACTATTCAAGAAGTGCCAGAACAACAAATTGAAGGATTAACAATGTTTGATGGTGTAAAAACATTGACAGTTAATCCAGATACAAATCAAAATAAAATATTTATAGAAAAATTCTTAAACGATGTTTGGATTGGAGGAAATATAAATACTATTCAAGATTTTTTTGAAAATGGAAAAGTAATTCAACACAATCCAATGGTAGGAAATAATGTTGAAGGGTTATTTAAATTCATGCAAAACCTTCAAAAACAAGATGTAGCACTGCAATATCAAAAAGTGTTAGCTACTTTTGCAGCTGGAGATATGGTAATGACCTATTCTAAAGGCTTATTTGCTGGTGAAGAACATTTATTCGCTGACTTATTTAGACTTGAAAATGGAAAAATCGCTGAGCATTGGGATGTAATTCAAAAGAAATAA
- a CDS encoding CpXC domain-containing protein: protein MSKTINIDFLCPNCKNSENITLFTSVTASEHSKLKERFLKNELNFFNCKTCNSSFKIEVPILYHDINKQFAIWYSKDKNFVPEPPIINNYLFNAKLVNDLQSLKTEILLFENQIISTKFEQQKLHVKMDYSKYENIDECLIDFKHIHKLNDIQCKFCNKPDITYGFSIICEHCGKNINTISNKKLYVAISLFGIFNHYLNHLTFEYKNEIEKRIENTLSEIKFDNKINNFSDLNNYLKKIKLIGNKNYLFIYFNDKWELKINEEKLDELYNISNNPAEIIIMTTALTGYINQNVLNNEKGFISFMKRFFNINKWFPN from the coding sequence ATGAGTAAAACCATTAATATTGACTTCTTGTGTCCTAATTGTAAAAATTCTGAAAACATTACTTTATTTACATCAGTTACTGCATCTGAACATTCAAAATTAAAAGAAAGATTTTTAAAAAATGAGTTGAATTTTTTTAACTGCAAAACCTGTAATTCGAGCTTTAAAATTGAAGTTCCAATTTTGTATCACGATATAAATAAGCAGTTTGCAATTTGGTATTCTAAAGACAAAAATTTCGTACCTGAACCACCAATAATTAATAACTATTTATTTAACGCAAAACTGGTGAATGACTTACAATCATTAAAAACAGAAATCCTTCTTTTTGAAAATCAAATAATTTCAACAAAATTTGAACAACAAAAATTACATGTAAAAATGGATTATAGTAAATATGAAAATATAGATGAGTGTTTAATTGATTTTAAGCATATCCATAAATTAAATGATATTCAATGTAAGTTTTGTAATAAACCAGACATTACCTATGGTTTTTCTATTATTTGTGAACACTGTGGCAAAAACATTAATACAATAAGTAATAAAAAACTATACGTAGCAATTAGTTTGTTTGGAATATTTAATCATTATTTAAATCATTTAACATTTGAATATAAAAATGAAATAGAAAAAAGAATAGAAAATACTTTGTCAGAAATAAAATTCGACAACAAAATAAACAATTTTTCTGACTTAAATAATTACCTCAAAAAAATCAAGCTAATCGGAAACAAAAATTATTTATTTATCTATTTTAACGATAAGTGGGAATTGAAAATTAATGAAGAAAAATTAGATGAACTTTATAATATATCAAATAATCCTGCCGAAATAATTATTATGACAACAGCCTTGACAGGTTATATAAATCAAAATGTACTAAATAATGAAAAGGGATTTATTTCATTTATGAAAAGATTTTTTAATATAAATAAATGGTTTCCGAATTAA
- a CDS encoding helix-turn-helix domain-containing protein, whose translation MSQRFYITKNLDTLEFEAANEWGYPRHKHNFFEFTYILKGSGQHLLNESIIDYKKGDLFFLTPKDEHEFVVDAPTTFGVIQFTEQLFLEKANFTSSTHWRKNLDTVIFYANNIPKSIVANDVDRIQLFYLYELIKNEIESPMTYSRDVLLNLFNALLMLVSRNLKSSLIKKEKSYNSEKEKIDSMLTYIRQNVLDKELIKIKSIAETFYMSPNYVSVFIKKHAGVSIQQYVLKTKIEMAGRLLKQTNLNISEIADKTGFLDSSHFNKIFKKYTGDNPSAFR comes from the coding sequence ATGTCGCAACGATTTTATATTACTAAAAATTTAGATACCCTTGAATTTGAAGCAGCCAACGAATGGGGATATCCACGGCACAAGCATAACTTTTTTGAGTTTACCTATATTTTAAAAGGTAGTGGACAGCACCTTTTAAATGAAAGTATTATTGACTACAAAAAAGGTGATTTATTTTTTTTAACTCCTAAAGATGAACACGAATTTGTAGTTGATGCACCTACAACTTTTGGCGTTATACAATTTACTGAACAGTTATTTTTAGAGAAAGCAAATTTTACTTCAAGTACGCATTGGCGAAAAAACTTAGATACCGTCATATTTTATGCGAACAATATTCCTAAAAGTATTGTTGCTAATGATGTTGATAGAATCCAATTATTTTATTTGTACGAATTGATAAAAAATGAGATAGAAAGCCCGATGACTTATAGTCGAGATGTTCTACTTAATTTATTTAATGCTTTATTGATGCTCGTTTCAAGAAACTTAAAGTCAAGCCTTATAAAAAAAGAAAAATCATATAACTCTGAGAAAGAAAAAATAGATTCAATGTTAACTTACATTAGGCAAAATGTGCTCGATAAAGAATTAATTAAAATAAAGTCGATTGCTGAGACTTTTTATATGTCTCCCAATTACGTAAGTGTTTTTATAAAAAAGCACGCAGGTGTTTCTATTCAGCAATATGTATTGAAAACAAAAATAGAAATGGCAGGACGTCTTTTGAAGCAGACTAATTTAAATATTTCAGAAATAGCAGATAAGACAGGTTTTTTGGATTCTAGTCATTTTAATAAGATTTTTAAAAAATATACAGGTGATAATCCTAGTGCTTTTCGATAA
- a CDS encoding LytTR family DNA-binding domain-containing protein translates to MSTIQPTKNTIKTVWHTFISRATWYWFKKVIILILFSLVLNHLATPDSFPYYNESYRFPLEGFLSTILLCILIEIIASLNFKFYKKKHFSKKVEAVTISWFMASTLGYITIIYIPVNILLNIVVGAQTEFYYLLIGLLISLLISFILIGLSYTQNIYNLYKLSIKDAEITIETGAKMTKLTYENITCFYSENKIVYAVKNNGTIITTDFTLNELEEKINDQLFFRANRQIIIHKDAVDQIEKIENGKLRIQLKTSIENDAIAEINISRYKRKAFIDWFQ, encoded by the coding sequence ATGAGTACTATACAACCAACCAAGAATACCATAAAAACAGTATGGCATACATTTATAAGTCGCGCTACATGGTATTGGTTTAAGAAAGTAATTATATTAATTCTTTTTTCCTTAGTCCTAAATCATTTAGCAACACCCGATAGCTTTCCATATTATAATGAATCCTATAGATTTCCCTTAGAAGGTTTTCTATCGACTATTCTTTTATGTATTCTCATCGAAATCATAGCATCTCTTAATTTTAAATTTTACAAAAAAAAGCATTTCTCTAAAAAAGTAGAAGCTGTAACTATCTCATGGTTTATGGCTTCTACTCTAGGATATATTACAATCATATATATTCCTGTAAATATTCTTTTAAATATAGTTGTAGGTGCCCAAACAGAATTCTACTATTTATTAATTGGTTTACTAATTAGCTTATTAATAAGTTTTATTCTCATAGGTTTATCATACACACAAAACATATACAATTTATATAAGCTATCTATAAAAGATGCTGAAATTACGATTGAAACTGGCGCCAAAATGACGAAGCTTACCTATGAAAATATTACCTGCTTTTACAGCGAAAACAAAATTGTGTATGCAGTTAAAAATAACGGCACAATAATTACCACCGATTTTACATTAAATGAACTCGAAGAAAAAATAAACGATCAATTATTTTTTAGAGCCAATCGACAAATTATCATTCACAAAGATGCTGTAGATCAAATTGAAAAAATTGAAAATGGCAAGTTGCGTATCCAATTAAAAACTTCCATCGAAAACGATGCGATTGCTGAAATTAATATCAGTCGTTACAAACGAAAAGCATTTATCGATTGGTTTCAATAA
- a CDS encoding AraC family transcriptional regulator, producing the protein MSQRFYITKNLDTLEFEAANEWGYPRHKHNFFELTYILKGSGQHLLNESSIDYQKGDLFFLTPKDEHEFVVEAPTTFGLIQFTEQLFAEKANFVSNTHWRKNLNTVIFYVNNIPKSIVANDVDRIQLFYLYELIKNEIGNSIIYSRDVLLNLFDALLVVVLRNLKSNVIKTEKSYNSEKEKIDSILTYIRQNVLDKELIKIKSIAEVFYMSPNYVSVFIKRHAGVSIQQYVLKTKIEMAVRLLKQTNLNISEIADKTGFLDASHFNKTFKKYTGNNPSTLR; encoded by the coding sequence ATGTCACAACGATTTTACATTACTAAAAATTTAGATACCCTTGAATTTGAAGCAGCCAACGAATGGGGATATCCACGGCATAAGCACAATTTTTTTGAGCTAACTTATATTTTAAAAGGTAGCGGGCAACATCTTTTAAATGAAAGTAGTATTGACTACCAAAAAGGAGATTTATTTTTTTTAACCCCTAAAGATGAACACGAATTTGTAGTTGAGGCACCTACAACTTTTGGACTTATACAATTTACAGAACAGTTATTTGCAGAAAAGGCAAATTTTGTTTCAAATACGCATTGGCGAAAAAACTTAAATACCGTTATATTTTATGTCAATAATATTCCTAAAAGTATTGTTGCTAATGATGTTGATAGAATTCAATTATTTTACTTGTATGAATTGATAAAGAATGAGATCGGGAATTCTATAATTTATAGTCGAGATGTTCTGCTTAATTTATTTGATGCTTTACTGGTAGTGGTTTTAAGAAACTTAAAGTCAAACGTTATAAAAACGGAAAAATCATATAACTCTGAGAAGGAAAAAATAGATTCAATATTAACTTACATAAGACAAAATGTACTTGATAAAGAACTGATTAAAATAAAGTCGATTGCTGAGGTTTTTTATATGTCTCCCAATTATGTGAGTGTTTTTATAAAAAGGCATGCAGGTGTTTCTATTCAGCAATATGTATTGAAAACTAAAATAGAAATGGCAGTGCGTCTTTTAAAGCAAACTAACTTAAATATTTCAGAAATAGCAGATAAAACAGGTTTTTTAGATGCTAGTCATTTCAATAAGACTTTTAAAAAATACACAGGTAATAACCCAAGTACGCTGCGATAA
- a CDS encoding helix-turn-helix domain-containing protein: protein MAFNKIDKRLIDYLKYEGTKSQSHIINLSHSQLAKEIGTTREVVSKILKQFKLSGIVNLRFKQIELL, encoded by the coding sequence TTGGCATTTAACAAAATAGACAAACGACTAATAGATTACCTAAAATATGAAGGCACAAAAAGCCAATCTCACATAATAAACCTTTCTCATAGCCAATTAGCAAAAGAAATAGGTACTACAAGAGAAGTCGTCTCAAAAATATTGAAACAATTTAAACTTTCAGGCATAGTGAACTTAAGGTTTAAGCAAATAGAACTACTCTAA
- a CDS encoding CPBP family intramembrane glutamic endopeptidase encodes MNKISLPQVLIPLITIAIICFLWFGPIHIDFIENIIISILIIIANYIEYKGKPFSALGFKREKFTFKNIFVLAPLVALGLFAFYVFVLVPGITKLTGASIDYSSFDQLKGNLPACLIALALVWVSAGFGEEIIFRGYFMRQFVKFFGESKVSILLNIVLLACFFGFMHSYQGITGQLVTGIVGALLALIFYLRKYDLWFVIAVHGFFDTIALICIYFGLG; translated from the coding sequence ATGAACAAGATTTCCTTACCACAAGTATTAATTCCATTAATTACCATTGCAATCATCTGCTTTTTATGGTTTGGACCAATACATATCGACTTCATCGAAAACATCATTATTTCTATACTAATCATTATAGCGAATTATATAGAATACAAAGGGAAACCATTTTCTGCACTTGGTTTTAAACGTGAAAAATTCACCTTCAAAAATATCTTTGTCCTTGCTCCATTAGTTGCACTAGGCCTCTTTGCTTTTTATGTTTTTGTATTAGTTCCTGGAATTACAAAACTCACAGGAGCTTCTATAGATTATTCTAGCTTTGACCAATTAAAAGGAAATCTTCCTGCCTGTTTAATTGCTTTAGCATTAGTGTGGGTTTCTGCAGGATTTGGAGAAGAAATAATCTTTCGTGGTTATTTTATGCGACAATTTGTAAAATTCTTTGGAGAAAGCAAAGTCAGTATACTGCTTAATATCGTATTATTAGCTTGTTTTTTTGGCTTTATGCACAGTTATCAAGGAATTACAGGGCAACTTGTTACAGGAATTGTCGGAGCGCTATTAGCATTGATATTCTATTTACGTAAATACGATTTGTGGTTTGTTATTGCCGTACACGGTTTTTTTGACACCATTGCTTTAATTTGTATTTACTTTGGCTTAGGGTAA
- a CDS encoding AraC family transcriptional regulator, whose translation MSQRFYITKNLDVLQFEAANEWGYSRHKHNFFELTYILKGSGQHLLNESAIDYKKGDLFFLTPKDEHEFVVDEPTTFGIIKFTEQLFLEKANLTSSTHWRKNLDTVILHANNIPKSIISYDVDRIQLFYLYELIKNEIDNPLVYGRDVLLNLFGALLVVVSRNLKSNLIKIEERYNSEKEKIDSILTYIRQNVLDKELIKIKSIAETFYMSPNYVSIFIKKHAGISIQQYVLKTKIEMAARLLKQTNLNISEIADKTGFLDSSHFNKIFKKYTSHNPSAFRWLI comes from the coding sequence ATGTCGCAACGATTTTACATCACCAAAAACTTGGATGTCCTTCAATTTGAAGCAGCCAACGAATGGGGATATTCACGGCACAAGCATAACTTTTTTGAACTTACCTATATTTTAAAAGGTAGTGGGCAACATCTTTTAAATGAAAGTGCTATTGACTATAAAAAAGGTGATTTATTTTTTTTAACTCCTAAAGATGAACATGAATTTGTAGTTGACGAGCCTACAACTTTTGGAATTATAAAATTTACAGAACAGTTATTCTTAGAGAAGGCAAATTTAACTTCAAGTACACATTGGCGAAAAAATTTAGATACGGTTATACTTCATGCTAATAATATTCCTAAAAGTATTATTAGTTATGATGTTGATAGAATTCAATTATTTTATTTGTATGAATTGATAAAGAATGAGATAGATAATCCTTTGGTTTATGGTAGAGATGTTCTGCTAAATTTATTTGGCGCTTTATTGGTGGTGGTTTCAAGAAACTTAAAGTCAAACCTTATAAAAATAGAAGAACGATATAACTCTGAAAAGGAAAAAATTGATTCAATATTAACTTACATAAGGCAAAATGTACTTGATAAAGAATTAATTAAAATAAAGTCGATTGCTGAGACTTTTTATATGTCTCCCAACTATGTAAGTATTTTTATAAAAAAGCACGCAGGTATTTCTATTCAACAATATGTATTGAAAACCAAGATAGAAATGGCAGCGCGTCTTTTGAAGCAAACTAACTTAAATATTTCAGAAATAGCAGATAAGACAGGTTTTTTAGATTCTAGTCATTTTAATAAGATTTTTAAAAAATATACAAGTCACAATCCCAGTGCTTTTAGGTGGTTAATTTAG
- a CDS encoding transposase — protein sequence MSNQVPKTKFYRRLTAFLDLGYLYSFTKEYYGVSGQKSIDPVFFLKLPLVGYLENIISDRKLISHCSIRLDIFMILMKNYHGIL from the coding sequence TTGAGTAACCAAGTTCCTAAAACAAAATTTTACAGACGTTTAACTGCTTTTTTAGACTTAGGTTATTTATATTCTTTTACCAAAGAATATTATGGAGTAAGCGGTCAAAAAAGTATCGACCCAGTATTTTTTTTAAAATTACCTTTAGTAGGTTATTTAGAAAATATTATTAGTGATCGTAAGCTAATATCTCATTGCAGCATTCGTTTAGATATTTTTATGATATTGATGAAGAATTATCATGGCATTCTATAA